From the Excalfactoria chinensis isolate bCotChi1 chromosome 1, bCotChi1.hap2, whole genome shotgun sequence genome, one window contains:
- the CHD4 gene encoding chromodomain-helicase-DNA-binding protein 4 isoform X4: MASGIGSPSPCSGGSDDDEMEILLNNAIPQHQEHEEEPEEDLLSEAETLKIKKKKKPKKLKEPKVPKLSKRQKKELGDSSGEGNEFVEEEEEVLRSDSEGSDYTPGKKKKKKLGPKKEKKSKAKRKEEEEEEEEDDDSKEPKSSAQLLEDWGMEDIDHIFTEEDYRTLTNYKAFSQFVRPLIAAKNPKIAVSKMMMVLGAKWREFSTNNPFKGSSGASVAAAAAAAVAVVESMVTNVDAVLPQPPVDVPLRKAKTKEGKGPNARRKPKGSPRIPDIKKPKTKKVAPLKIKLGGFGSKRKRSSSEDDDLDVESDFDDASINSYSVSDGSTSRSSRSRKKLKAGKKKKKGEEDSTVAVDGYETDHQDYCEVCQQGGEIILCDTCPRAYHMVCLDPDMEKAPEGKWSCPHCEKEGIQWEAKEDNSEGEEILEDVVGDAEEEDDHHMEFCRVCKDGGELLCCDACPSSYHIHCLNPPLPEIPNGEWLCPRCTCPALKGKVQKILIWKWGQPPVGPAPPRPPDADPNAPPPKPLEGRPERQFFVKWQGMSYWHCSWVSELQLELHCQVMFRNYQRKNDMDEPPSGDFGGEEEKSRKRKNKDPKYAEMEERFYRYGIKPEWMMIHRILNHSVDKKGNVHYLIKWRDLPYDQASWESEDVDIQDYDLYKQAYWNHRELMRGEEGRPGKKLKKVKMRKLERPPETPTVDPTVKYDRQPEYLDVTGGTLHPYQLEGLNWLRFSWAQGTDTILADEMGLGKTVQTAVFLYSLYKEGHSKGPFLVSAPLSTIINWEREFEMWAPDMYVVTYVGDKDSRAIIRENEFTFEDNAIRGGKKASRMKKEAAVKFHVLLTSYELITIDMAILGSIDWACLIVDEAHRLKNNQSKFFRVLNGYSLQHKLLLTGTPLQNNLEELFHLLNFLTPERFHNLEGFLEEFADIAKEDQIKKLHDMLGPHMLRRLKADVFKNMPSKTELIVRVELSPMQKKYYKYILTRNFEALNARGGGNQVSLLNVVMDLKKCCNHPYLFPVAAMEAPKMPNGMYDGSALIRASGKLLLLQKMLKNLKEGGHRVLIFSQMTKMLDLLEDFLEHEGYKYERIDGGITGNMRQEAIDRFNAPGAQQFCFLLSTRAGGLGINLATADTVIIYDSDWNPHNDIQAFSRAHRIGQNKKVMIYRFVTRASVEERITQVAKKKMMLTHLVVRPGLGSKTGSMSKQELDDILKFGTEELFKDEATEGGDNKEGEDSSVIHYDDKAIERLLDRNQDETEDTELQGMNEYLSSFKVAQYVVREEEMGEEEEVEREIIKQEESVDPDYWEKLLRHHYEQQQEDLARNLGKGKRIRKQVNYNDGSQEDRDWQDDQSDNQSDYSVASEEGDEDFDERSEAARRPSRKGLRNDKDKPLPPLLARVGGNIEVLGFNARQRKAFLNAIMRYGMPPQDAFTTQWLVRDLRGKSEKEFKAYVSLFMRHLCEPGADGAETFADGVPREGLSRQHVLTRIGVMSLIRKKVQEFEHVNGRWSMPELAEIEENKKLSQPSSPSPKTPTPSTPGDTQPNTPAPVPPPEEGIKAEEGASNKEQGESAEPEKELSASANDTEVPMEQCAQPAEAAPQEAKSPVNSTEADEKKEEPEVKERTDEPMEVESKADVEKVEDRTPTENTSEPPIITLDEKDEKKDDDKRDVVMLQNGEMLKESVDERHKKAVKQRFMFNIADGGFTELHSLWQNEERAATVTKKTYEIWHRRHDYWLLAGIINHGYARWQDIQNDPRYAILNEPFKGEMNRGNFLEIKNKFLARRFKLLEQALVIEEQLRRAAYLNMSEDPSHPSMALNTRFAEVECLAESHQHLSKESMAGNKPANAVLHKVLKQLEELLSDMKADVTRLPATIARIPPVAVRLQMSERNILSRLANRSSEPPPPPPPQQVAQQQ; the protein is encoded by the exons AGCATGAAGAAGAGCCAGAAGAAGATCTTCTGTCAGAGGCTGAGACACtcaaaatcaaaaagaaaaagaaacccaagaaGCTAAAGGAACCCAAAGTACCCAAACTCAGCAAGCGTCAGAAGAAGGAG cttgGGGATAGTTCTGGTGAGGGCAATGAGTTtgtggaggaagaagaggaggttTTGCGCTCTGACAGCGAGGGCAGTGACTACACtcctgggaagaagaaaaagaagaaattagggccaaagaaggaaaagaaaagcaaagcaaagcgcaaggaggaagaagaggaggaggaagaagatgatGACTCCAAG GAGCCAAAGTCATCTGCTCAGCTTCTGGAGGACTGGGGCATGGAGGATATCGATCATATCTTCACAGAGGAGGATTACCGTACTCTCACCAACTACAAAGCTTTCAGCCAGTTTGTCAG ACCACTTATTGCAGCCAAGAACCCTAAAATAGCTGTGTCGAAGATGATGATGGTACTGGGAGCCAAATGGAGGGAGTTCAGCACAAATAACCCCTTCAAGGGAAGTTCAGGTGCAtctgtggcagctgctgcagctgcagccgtTGCAGTAGTGGAGAGTATGGTGACAAATGTGGATGCTGTGCTGCCACAGCCGCCTGTAGATGTGCCACTCAGAAAGGCCAAGACAAAGGAAGGCAAAG GACCCAATGCCCGGAGGAAGCCAAAGGGCAGTCCTCGTATTCCTGATATCAAGAAAcctaaaacaaagaaagtgGCACCTTTGAAAATCAAACTGGGAGGATTTGGTTCCAAGCGTAAAAGGTCATCG AGTGAAGACGATGACCTGGATGTGGAGTCAGACTTTGATGATGCCAGCATCAACAGCTACTCTGTttcagatggatctacaagTCGCAGCAGCCGCAGTCGTAAAAAActtaaagctggaaaaaagaaaaagaaag GTGAGGAGGACTCCACTGTGGCTGTGGATGGGTATGAGACTGATCACCAGGACTACTGTGAGGTGTGCCAGCAGGGAGGCGAAATCATACTGTGTGACACCTGTCCTCGTGCCTACCACATGGTTTGCCTGGACCCGGACATGGAGAAAGCCCCAGAGGGCAAATGGAGCTGCCCACACTGT GAAAAAGAGGGCATTCAGTGGGAAGCAAAGGAGGATAACTCTGAAGGTGAAGAGATCCTGGAAGATGTTGTGGGGGAtgctgaagaggaagatgaCCACCATATGGAGTTCTGTAGAGTCTGCAAGGATggaggagagctgctgtgctgtgatgcGTGTCCTTCGTCCTATCACATCCACTGTCTGAATCCCCCATTGCCAGAGATTCCCAATGGCGAGTGGCTGTGTCCTCGCTGCACT TGCCCAGCTCTGAAAGGAAAGGTTCAGAAGATCTTGATCTGGAAATGGGGTCAGCCCCCGGTTGGCCCTGCACCACCACGTCCACCTGATGCAGATCCTAATGCTCCTCCCCCTAAGCCTCTGGAGGGTCGACCTGAAAGGCAGTTCTTTGTCAAATGGCAGGGCATGTCCTACTGGCACTGCTCTTGGGTGTCAGAGTTGCAG ctggagctgcactGTCAGGTAATGTTTCGAAATTACCAACGCAAGAATGATATGGATGAGCCACCTTCAGGGGactttggaggggaagaggagaaaagtcgtaagagaaaaaacaaggaCCCCAAATATGCTGAAATGGAGGAGCGCTTCTATCGATACGGGATCAAACCAGAGTGGATGATGATCCATAGAATCCTTAATCATAG TGTGGATAAGAAGGGGAATGTTCACTATTTGATTAAATGGAGAGACCTACCCTATGACCAGGCATCATGGGAAAGTGAGGATGTGGATATCCAAGATTATGACCTTTACAAGCAAGCCTACTGGAATCACAG GGAGCTGATGAGGGGTGAAGAAGGAAGGCCTGGTAAGAAGCTAAAGAAAGTGAAGATGCGGAAACTGGAAAGGCCCCCTGAAACTCCCACAGTAGAT CCAACAGTGAAGTATGACCGGCAGCCGGAGTACCTTGATGTAACAGGGGGAACCTTGCATCCTTACCAACTGGAAGGGCTGAACTGGCTGCGATTCTCTTGGGCCCAGGGCACAGATACAATCTTAGCTGATGAAATGGGTCTGGGAAAGACTGTGCAGACAGCTGTGTTCCTGTATTCCTTATACAAGGAG GGCCATTCAAAGGGACCCTTCTTGGTGAGTGCCCCCCTCTCCACGATCATCAACTGGGAACGAGAATTTGAGATGTGGGCGCCAGATATGTATGTAGTGACCTATGTTGGGGACAAAGACAGTCGAGCAATCATCCGTGAGAATGAGTTTACTTTTGAGGACAATGCCATACGTGGAGGCAAAAAAGCATCCAGAATGAAG aagGAGGCAGCTGTGAAATTCCACGTCCTTCTTACTTCTTATGAGTTGATCACAATTGATATGGCCATACTGGGTTCTATTGACTGGGCATGTCTCATTGTGGATGAAGCTCATCGACTGAAGAACAATCAGTCTAAG TTTTTTCGTGTGCTGAATGGTTATTCCCTCCAGCATAAGCTGCTGCTTACTGGAACTCCCCTGCAGAACAACCTGGAAGAACTGTTTCACCTGCTGAACTTCCTGACACCAGAGAGATTCCA TAACTTGGAGGGCTTCTTAGAAGAGTTTGCAGATATTGCCAAGGAAGATCAGATCAAGAAGCTACATGACATGCTGGGCCCACACATGCTGAGACGCCTCAAAGCTGATGTTTTCAAGAACATGCCATCTAAGACTGAGCTTATTGTCAGAGTGGAGTTGAGTCCTATGCAGAA gaaatactataaatatattttgacaAGGAACTTTGAGGCACTGAATGCACGTGGTGGTGGCAACCAAGTTTCATTACTCAACGTTGTTATGGATCTGAAGAAGTGCTGTAACCACCCCTACCTCTTTCCTGTGGCTGCTATG gaagCTCCAAAAATGCCAAATGGCATGTATGATGGTAGTGCTCTTATTCGAGCATCTGGAAAGTTGTTGCTGCTCCAGAAGATGTTAAAGAATCTCAAGGAAGGAGGTCACAGAGTACTCATATTCTCTCAG ATGACTAAAATGTTAGACCTTCTGGAAGACTTTCTGGAGCATGAAGGGTACAAATATGAGCGGATTGATGGAGGAATTACAGGAAACATGCGTCAAGAGGCTATTGATCGCTTTAATG CTCCTGGTgctcagcagttctgctttctgctttcaacTCGAGCTGGGGGTCTTGGTATTAACTTAGCCACAGCAGATACTGTGATTATCTATGACTCAGACTGGAACCCGCACAACGATATCCAG gcCTTCAGCCGTGCTCACAGAATTGGACAGAACAAGAAAGTAATGATATACCGCTTTGTGACAAGAGCATCAGTGGAGGAGCGCATCactcaggtggccaagaagaaaatgatgctAACTCATCTGGTAGTGAGACCAGGGTTGGGATCCAAGACGGGCTCAATGTCCAAACAGGAACTTGATGACATTCTCAAATTTGGCACTGAAGAGCTCTTCAAGGATGAGGCTACTGAGGGGG GGGATAACAAAGAAGGGGAGGATAGCAGTGTTATCCACTATGATGACAAAGCGATTGAGCGTCTGTTGGATCGGAACCAGGATGAGACAGAAGACACAGAACTTCAGGGCATGAATGAGTATCTCAGCTCTTTCAAAGTGGCCCAGTATGTGGTTCGTGAAGAGGAGATGGGG gaggaagaagaagtGGAACGGGAGATTATTAAGCAAGAGGAGTCAGTGGATCCTGATTACTGGGAGAAACTGCTCCGCCACCATTATGAGCAGCAACAGGAGGATCTGGCTAGGAATCTGGGCAAGGGCAAACGTATTCGCAAGCAAGTTAACTACAATGATGGCTCGCAGGAGGATAGAG actgGCAAGATGACCAGTCAGATAATCAGTCAGACTATTCAGTTGCTTCTGAAGAAGGAGATGAGGACTTTGATGAGAGATCTGAAG cagctcGTCGGCCTAGCCGCAAAGGCCTGAGAAATGATAAGGATAAGCCCCTGCCTCCTTTACTTGCCCGAGTGGGAGGGAACATTGAG GTCTTGGGTTTCAATGCCCGCCAGAGAAAAGCCTTTCTCAATGCTATCATGCGCTATGGAATGCCACCTCAGGATGCATTCACCACTCAGTGGCTTGTTCGGGACCTCCGTGGCAAGTCAGAGAAAGAGTTCAA GGCCTATGTCTCTCTGTTCATGCGCCATTTATGTGAACCTGGAGCTGATGGCGCAGAGACATTTGCAGATGGGGTCCCGCGGGAAGGTCTTTCTCGCCAGCATGTCCTTACTCGCATTGGGGTCATGTCACTTATACGCAAAAAG GTGCAGGAATTTGAGCATGTGAATGGTCGCTGGAGTATGCCAGAACTGGCAGAGATAGAGGAGAACAAGAAACTTTCTCAGCCAAGCTCACCCTCTCCCAAAACACCGACTCCTTCAACACCAGGGGATACTCAGCCAAATACACCTGCCCCTGTTCCTCCTCCCG AAGAAGGAATAAAGGCAGAAGAAGGAGCCAGTAACAAGGAACAAGGAGAGTCTGCTGAACCAGAGAAAGAACTCAGTGCTTCTGCTAATGACACAGAGGTCCCCATGGAG cagtgtgcccagccTGCAGAGGCAGCACCACAGGAAGCAAAATCCCCAGTGAATTCCACAGaagcagatgagaagaaagaagaaccAGAGGTGAAGGAAAGAACAGATGAGCCAATGGAAGTGGAAAGCAAAG CTGATGTGGAGAAGGTGGAAGACAGAACACCTACTGAGAATACCTCTGAACCCCCTATAATCACCTTGGATGAGAAAG ATGAGAAAAAGGATGATGATAAGAGGGATGTGGTGATGCTGCAGAACGGAGAGATGCTGAAAGAGTCAGTAGATGAAAGGCACAAAAAGGCAGTAAAGCAACGGTTCATGTTCAACATAGCTGATGGTGGCTTCACAG AATTACACTCCCTCTGGCAGAATGAAGAGCGGGCCGCAACTGTCACAAAGAAGACATACGAGATCTGGCATCGGCGTCATGACTACTGGCTGCTTGCTGGAATTATCAA TCATGGCTATGCCCGTTGGCAAGATATTCAGAATGATCCGCGTTACGCCATCCTCAATGAGCCCTTCAAGGGGGAGATGAACAGGGGTAACTTCctggaaataaagaacaaattctTGGCAAGGAGATTCAAG CTCCTGGAGCAGGCACTGGTGATTGAGGAGCAGTTGCGGCGAGCTGCCTATCTGAATATGTCAGAAGACCCCTCTCATCCCTCAATGGCTCTGAACACACGTTTTGCAGAGGTGGAGTGCCTGGCTGAGAGTCACCAGCATCTATCCAAGGAGTCAATGGCTGGGAATAAGCCTGCCAACGCCGTGCTGCACAAAG TTCTGAAGCAGCTAGAGGAGCTTCTGAGTGACATGAAGGCGGATGTGACACGCTTGCCTGCCACTATTGCCCGTATCCCGCCCGTGGCAGTGCGCCTGCAGATGTCAGAACGCAACATCCTCAGCAGGCTCGCCAACCGCAGCAGTGAGCCCCCTCCAccgccccctccccaacaa GTGGCGCAGCAGCAGTGA